One window of Cryptobacterium curtum DSM 15641 genomic DNA carries:
- a CDS encoding radical SAM/SPASM domain-containing protein: protein MERSNTTEETKLAQMVDHARQEAASAGKLTGSSELQTGRPGGRPGGHPSSRLGGHPMGHPGERPGQQESNLGESSNNHPMGHSGGHSGAHPGGHPAQAAIGHPHGMSPAAHPGSAAGHGYRPGGGAQARAFEKRTGKKAPRIVAWEITRSCNLSCAHCRAAAEFGSYAGELSLEQCKAVIDDIATITNPILIITGGEPFMRPDIWDIIDYARERGCMPVVGTNGTIVTEEIAHKMAEHGIRRMSVSLDFPTAAEHDGFRGQQGSFNEAIRGIRLAQQAGVGVQINMTVTKKNAERMEEMHDLSQQLDAVAFHPFLLVPTGRGESLREIELSPQEYEEVLTWAYYKQKTSPLHFKPTDAPHYYRIAHQQARAEGSKITAEQYGLEAMTRGCLGGITFAFISHVGDVQPCGYFDMQLGNVKERPFSEIWETSAVFNDLRDYSKLRGKCGACEYKGVCGGCRARALSATGNYMDEEPYCAYVPAKWRTALDALPADQREEELARLESAATTKATPTILSQQEMDALRTAPAMGKDGVPSIRPQGCDPQAMESCPMVMMGELIDV, encoded by the coding sequence ATGGAGAGAAGCAATACAACAGAGGAAACAAAGCTTGCGCAGATGGTAGATCATGCGCGTCAGGAAGCTGCCAGCGCAGGAAAACTGACGGGAAGCAGTGAGCTTCAGACAGGGCGTCCGGGTGGGCGCCCGGGAGGACATCCGAGTAGTCGGTTGGGCGGGCATCCAATGGGTCATCCCGGTGAAAGGCCTGGCCAGCAAGAGAGCAATTTGGGAGAAAGCTCCAACAATCATCCAATGGGACACTCCGGCGGACACTCGGGCGCTCATCCCGGTGGACATCCTGCCCAGGCAGCAATCGGGCACCCTCACGGTATGTCGCCTGCTGCCCATCCTGGGTCAGCAGCTGGGCATGGGTATCGTCCTGGCGGTGGCGCGCAAGCACGCGCTTTCGAAAAGCGCACCGGCAAAAAGGCACCGCGCATCGTTGCGTGGGAAATCACGCGAAGCTGCAACTTGTCGTGCGCCCATTGTCGTGCGGCAGCAGAGTTTGGCTCTTATGCAGGTGAACTTTCTCTTGAACAGTGCAAGGCCGTTATCGACGACATTGCAACGATCACCAATCCTATCCTGATTATCACGGGTGGCGAACCATTCATGCGCCCTGACATTTGGGACATTATTGACTACGCGCGCGAACGTGGTTGCATGCCGGTTGTCGGCACGAATGGAACAATTGTTACCGAAGAGATCGCCCACAAGATGGCCGAACATGGAATTCGGCGCATGTCGGTGTCGCTCGACTTTCCGACAGCTGCTGAACACGATGGATTTCGGGGTCAGCAGGGCAGCTTTAATGAAGCAATTCGCGGCATTCGTCTTGCTCAGCAGGCCGGGGTTGGCGTACAGATCAACATGACGGTTACGAAGAAGAACGCCGAGCGTATGGAAGAAATGCACGACTTGTCTCAGCAGCTCGATGCCGTGGCTTTCCATCCGTTTTTGCTCGTACCAACCGGGCGCGGCGAAAGTCTGCGTGAGATCGAGCTTTCCCCTCAGGAATACGAAGAAGTGCTCACATGGGCGTACTACAAGCAGAAAACCTCGCCGCTGCATTTCAAGCCAACTGATGCACCGCATTATTACCGCATTGCTCATCAGCAAGCGCGGGCGGAAGGGTCGAAAATAACTGCTGAACAGTACGGCCTTGAAGCGATGACGCGTGGCTGCTTGGGCGGCATCACCTTTGCCTTCATCAGTCATGTCGGCGATGTGCAGCCTTGCGGTTACTTCGATATGCAGCTCGGCAATGTCAAGGAGAGACCCTTCAGCGAAATCTGGGAGACGTCTGCGGTATTCAATGATCTGCGTGATTATTCGAAGCTGCGCGGTAAGTGTGGAGCGTGCGAATACAAGGGAGTATGCGGTGGCTGCCGTGCGCGCGCTCTTTCCGCAACCGGCAATTATATGGACGAAGAACCGTACTGCGCTTATGTTCCCGCCAAATGGCGTACGGCGCTTGACGCACTGCCAGCTGACCAGCGCGAAGAAGAGCTTGCTCGCTTGGAAAGTGCGGCGACTACCAAAGCGACGCCGACCATTCTTTCCCAACAGGAAATGGACGCATTGCGCACCGCCCCAGCGATGGGCAAAGACGGCGTCCCAAGCATTCGACCTCAAGGCTGCGACCCTCAAGCGATGGAATCCTGCCCGATGGTGATGATGGGAGAACTGATCGATGTCTGA
- the hemB gene encoding porphobilinogen synthase yields MQYGSFPTYRPRRMRNGEAVRQMMRETELSVNDFIYPLFVKPGTGRRDEISSMPGIFQVSLDLLIAEIEELLALGVHYVILFGIPAAKDELGSESADDHGIVQEACRLIRQNAPEMFVITDVCLCEYTSHGHCGALDEDGYVNNDKTLSLLAAEAVSHARAGSQMVAPSDMMDGRVGAIREALDAAGFENVPIMSYSTKYASGYYGPFRDAADSAPSFGDRRAYQMDPANADEGVREAALDIAEGADMVMVKPALPYLDVLSRVKREFHFPTVAYNVSGEYAMVKAAAQNGWIDERRVVLETLLSIKRAGADMIITYHAKDVARWLAE; encoded by the coding sequence ATGCAATACGGTTCATTTCCCACTTATCGACCTCGTCGCATGCGCAATGGCGAAGCAGTGCGCCAGATGATGCGCGAGACCGAGCTTTCAGTCAACGATTTCATTTACCCCCTGTTTGTGAAGCCTGGCACGGGTCGGCGTGATGAAATTTCCAGTATGCCTGGTATTTTCCAGGTATCGCTTGACCTGCTTATTGCTGAAATTGAAGAGCTGCTCGCGCTTGGTGTGCACTATGTCATCCTGTTTGGCATTCCTGCTGCCAAAGACGAACTAGGAAGCGAGTCAGCTGACGATCACGGCATTGTTCAGGAAGCATGTCGCCTTATTCGTCAGAACGCCCCCGAGATGTTTGTCATCACGGATGTCTGTCTGTGTGAATACACCAGCCATGGACATTGCGGTGCGCTCGACGAAGACGGGTATGTTAACAACGACAAAACGCTTTCGTTGCTTGCAGCCGAAGCGGTCAGTCACGCACGCGCTGGCAGCCAAATGGTAGCTCCCTCTGACATGATGGACGGGCGCGTTGGTGCCATTCGCGAAGCGCTTGATGCGGCTGGTTTCGAAAACGTGCCGATTATGAGTTATTCAACAAAGTATGCAAGTGGGTACTATGGTCCCTTCCGCGATGCGGCTGATTCGGCGCCTTCGTTTGGCGATCGCCGTGCGTACCAGATGGATCCTGCCAATGCCGACGAGGGTGTGCGTGAAGCGGCACTCGACATCGCTGAAGGCGCTGACATGGTTATGGTGAAACCTGCCCTGCCGTACCTTGACGTGCTTTCTCGCGTAAAGCGCGAATTTCATTTTCCGACGGTTGCTTACAACGTGTCGGGTGAATATGCCATGGTAAAGGCCGCCGCGCAAAATGGCTGGATCGACGAGCGCCGTGTTGTGCTTGAGACCCTGCTGTCTATCAAGCGTGCTGGTGCGGACATGATTATTACCTATCACGCTAAAGATGTAGCTCGTTGGCTTGCCGAGTAG
- the ahbC gene encoding 12,18-didecarboxysiroheme deacetylase: protein MIGISKLYCGAVEPSDVLRYRRMSKELPSGLLQFSKDKKPVVVWNCTRTCNLKCEHCYALSDAQHYDQLSTDEAKAMIDDLAAFGAPVLLFSGGEPCVRPDLLELMQYAKAAGMRVVISTNGTLITPELAHDFAEVGLSYVGVSFDGNPATHDKFRGVAGSFDAALRGLHNAQEAGIKVGLRFTINKHNWREINSIFDLMQREGINRACFYHLVYSGRGSEMITEDLTHEETRAAVRLIMDRTKQWFNAGGTPEILTVDNHADGPFIYMELLKEDPQRAAEVLQLLQWNQGNSSGNGIACISWDGEVYADQFWRHYSFGNVKDRPFSEIWSDTSRTTPQSELMHRLKDKRPWVNGRCKACRWLDICGGNFRVRAEAVGDLWAPDPACYLTDEEIARHDDDPEQRIVEAPDAADAAAAAAIAV, encoded by the coding sequence ATGATTGGAATTTCAAAACTTTATTGTGGCGCGGTAGAGCCATCCGATGTATTGCGCTATCGGCGCATGTCAAAGGAACTGCCCAGCGGACTGTTGCAGTTTTCGAAGGATAAAAAGCCTGTTGTCGTATGGAACTGCACGCGTACCTGCAACTTGAAGTGCGAGCATTGCTATGCCCTGTCCGATGCACAGCACTACGACCAATTATCGACCGATGAAGCTAAGGCAATGATTGATGATCTGGCGGCTTTTGGTGCTCCGGTTCTCTTGTTTTCAGGCGGCGAGCCCTGTGTGCGCCCCGATCTCCTTGAATTGATGCAGTATGCCAAGGCTGCCGGCATGCGAGTGGTTATATCCACGAACGGCACCCTGATTACTCCCGAACTTGCACATGACTTTGCTGAAGTGGGCTTGTCTTATGTGGGTGTGTCATTCGATGGCAATCCAGCAACACACGATAAATTTCGCGGCGTAGCGGGCAGTTTCGATGCCGCTTTGCGGGGGCTGCACAATGCGCAAGAAGCGGGCATTAAGGTGGGGCTGCGCTTCACGATTAACAAGCATAACTGGCGCGAAATCAATAGCATTTTTGACTTGATGCAGCGCGAAGGAATTAATCGTGCGTGCTTCTACCACCTGGTGTATTCGGGTCGGGGAAGTGAAATGATCACTGAAGACCTGACGCATGAAGAAACTCGTGCAGCCGTGCGTCTGATCATGGATCGCACAAAGCAGTGGTTCAATGCAGGCGGCACTCCCGAGATTCTAACGGTTGATAACCATGCGGATGGACCATTCATCTACATGGAGCTGTTGAAGGAAGATCCGCAGCGTGCCGCAGAAGTTCTGCAGTTGTTGCAGTGGAATCAGGGCAATAGTTCAGGTAATGGCATCGCCTGTATCAGCTGGGATGGCGAAGTATACGCCGATCAATTCTGGCGTCATTATAGCTTTGGCAATGTCAAAGATCGTCCGTTTAGCGAGATTTGGTCCGATACGAGCCGTACGACGCCTCAAAGCGAACTCATGCATCGGCTTAAGGACAAGCGTCCGTGGGTAAACGGGCGGTGCAAGGCATGTCGTTGGCTTGATATCTGCGGAGGCAATTTCCGTGTGCGTGCTGAAGCGGTAGGCGACCTATGGGCTCCTGACCCGGCGTGCTATCTGACCGATGAAGAAATTGCGCGGCATGATGACGACCCTGAACAGCGCATTGTTGAAGCGCCGGATGCCGCCGATGCGGCAGCTGCTGCGGCGATTGCTGTTTGA
- the cobA gene encoding uroporphyrinogen-III C-methyltransferase → MTMTEQSASSNCTDTSMLAEQSLKTLKKRSDAAKVEGTAVSECLGATVYLVGAGPGDPGLLTVRAKELLECADVVIYDYLASSAVMHFVNPAAQRIFVGKKGFSDHVTQEEINQCLIAVAQQYETAQQYGATQQGAATYPGKGVSHDKTAQQDEISQLDKAAAQDQATRQDHHAIIVRLKGGDPFVFGRGGEEALALVDAGIPFEVVPGITAGVAAATYAGIPVTHRTQASSVTLITGHETPDKEAPTIDWEHLAQGSDTLCFYMGIRDLPLISQRLIEHGRPADTPVALVRWGTTPKQEVLTATLDSVAQAAEEAGFQAPAIIVVGEVVSLRDKLSWFDNRPLSGQSIVVTRSREQASVLSSGLSTLGAQVVEFPTIAIKPRSIDAHIRSALMRLASDAAHVRESYDWVVFTSANGVQCFFAALNELHLDARSLGGVKVAAIGPATAAELHNQGISPDVVPEKFIAESVAQALVESGVGRGTRVLLPRAAVARDALPNRLTQAGAQVEVLPLYDTVIPHAEVAAQDLATSLRAGEVSAITFTSSSTVRNFKEMLAAVMPESELIHLLETVTCASIGPVTSDTMRDLTIPVSVQADTHTIPGLISALQTALDKEEQLK, encoded by the coding sequence ATGACGATGACCGAGCAAAGCGCTTCTTCAAACTGCACTGATACTTCGATGCTAGCTGAACAGTCGCTCAAGACGCTCAAGAAACGATCAGACGCTGCGAAAGTTGAAGGTACCGCTGTGTCTGAGTGTTTAGGCGCCACGGTGTATTTGGTTGGGGCTGGACCGGGAGATCCAGGTTTGCTGACGGTGCGCGCGAAAGAGCTGCTTGAGTGCGCTGATGTGGTTATCTACGACTATCTGGCGAGCAGTGCTGTCATGCACTTTGTCAATCCGGCTGCTCAGCGGATATTTGTGGGCAAGAAGGGTTTTTCTGACCATGTTACGCAAGAAGAGATTAACCAGTGTCTTATTGCAGTAGCCCAACAGTATGAAACGGCCCAACAGTATGGAGCAACACAGCAAGGTGCGGCAACTTACCCTGGCAAGGGAGTCTCGCATGACAAAACAGCGCAGCAAGATGAAATAAGCCAGCTAGATAAGGCGGCAGCGCAGGATCAAGCAACCCGTCAAGACCATCATGCGATTATTGTGCGCCTGAAAGGCGGCGATCCATTTGTATTCGGTCGGGGTGGTGAAGAAGCACTTGCCCTCGTGGATGCTGGTATTCCGTTTGAAGTAGTGCCTGGCATAACGGCCGGGGTGGCTGCAGCTACCTATGCGGGTATTCCCGTGACACATCGCACACAGGCAAGTTCAGTAACACTGATCACGGGGCATGAGACTCCCGATAAAGAAGCACCAACTATCGATTGGGAGCATCTGGCACAGGGCAGCGACACCCTTTGCTTTTACATGGGTATTCGCGACTTACCATTGATTTCACAGCGGCTGATAGAACATGGCCGTCCTGCGGATACGCCGGTTGCGCTTGTGCGATGGGGGACAACACCAAAGCAAGAGGTGCTTACTGCAACGTTGGATAGTGTTGCACAGGCGGCAGAAGAAGCAGGCTTTCAGGCGCCAGCCATTATTGTAGTGGGCGAGGTTGTTTCGCTGCGCGATAAGCTGTCCTGGTTTGATAACCGCCCGCTTTCGGGACAGTCCATTGTTGTTACGCGCAGTCGCGAACAGGCGAGTGTCCTTTCAAGTGGTCTTTCAACGCTGGGCGCGCAGGTGGTGGAGTTTCCAACCATTGCCATCAAGCCGCGTTCCATTGATGCACACATACGGTCAGCCCTCATGCGCCTGGCAAGCGATGCGGCCCATGTACGTGAGTCGTACGATTGGGTGGTGTTTACCAGCGCCAATGGTGTGCAGTGCTTCTTTGCTGCGCTTAATGAATTACATCTTGATGCTCGTTCGCTTGGCGGCGTAAAGGTAGCAGCAATTGGCCCCGCAACAGCCGCTGAGCTGCATAATCAGGGGATATCACCCGATGTCGTACCTGAAAAGTTTATTGCTGAATCAGTTGCGCAGGCGCTCGTTGAATCCGGCGTTGGTCGGGGTACGCGTGTTTTACTACCGCGCGCTGCGGTTGCGCGTGATGCCCTACCCAATCGATTGACGCAGGCTGGTGCACAAGTTGAGGTACTGCCGCTCTATGACACGGTTATTCCCCATGCTGAAGTGGCAGCGCAGGATCTTGCGACGTCCCTTCGTGCTGGTGAAGTGTCGGCTATCACCTTTACGTCGTCATCAACCGTGCGCAATTTTAAGGAAATGCTTGCAGCGGTTATGCCGGAAAGTGAATTAATTCATCTGCTTGAAACGGTAACCTGTGCGAGCATCGGACCGGTGACGAGCGATACCATGCGCGATCTGACAATTCCCGTTTCTGTGCAGGCAGATACCCATACGATTCCCGGGTTAATAAGCGCTTTGCAGACAGCGCTTGATAAGGAGGAGCAACTGAAATGA
- the hemC gene encoding hydroxymethylbilane synthase, whose amino-acid sequence MTDKTITIGTRGSKLALWQAEKVRALIQATFPEVHCAVKVIRTKGDKILDVALSKIGDKGLFTKELERCLLEGEVDVCVHSMKDMPTVLPKGLFIAGVTERAYPNDVIVASAKGLTLSDLPAGARVATGSLRRVAQLARLRPDVTACEIRGNIDTRIGRVLAGEFDAAILAAAGLYRLGLEEQISSLIPTEEMIPAVGQGAIALEARADDREVAHLCTAISHQPTLRAVEAERYIMRALEGGCQVPMGAYATESEDEQGRRMIHIDAFVATLDGTRFLRAQASTPVDQAIEAAGKIVDDLVSQGATEILEALR is encoded by the coding sequence ATGACCGATAAAACTATCACCATTGGAACCAGGGGAAGCAAGCTTGCTTTGTGGCAGGCTGAAAAAGTGCGTGCGCTTATACAGGCGACTTTTCCTGAAGTGCACTGCGCGGTAAAGGTAATACGCACTAAAGGCGACAAGATTCTTGATGTCGCCCTTTCAAAAATTGGGGATAAGGGTCTATTTACTAAGGAACTCGAGCGGTGCCTGCTTGAGGGCGAAGTAGATGTGTGCGTTCATTCAATGAAAGACATGCCGACGGTTCTGCCCAAAGGTCTTTTTATTGCAGGGGTTACCGAACGCGCATATCCGAACGACGTGATTGTTGCTTCTGCTAAAGGGCTGACACTTTCTGATCTTCCCGCAGGTGCGCGAGTGGCAACAGGGTCGCTGAGGCGTGTGGCGCAGCTTGCACGCTTGCGTCCTGATGTCACCGCGTGCGAAATACGCGGCAATATTGACACGCGTATTGGGCGCGTGCTTGCAGGGGAATTTGATGCTGCTATCTTGGCGGCAGCTGGCCTGTATCGCTTGGGGTTAGAAGAACAGATATCGTCGCTTATCCCGACTGAAGAGATGATTCCTGCTGTTGGCCAGGGAGCGATCGCGCTTGAAGCCCGAGCAGATGACCGCGAGGTGGCGCATCTGTGTACAGCGATATCGCATCAGCCAACGCTTCGTGCTGTTGAGGCGGAGCGTTATATTATGCGCGCTCTTGAAGGGGGTTGCCAGGTGCCGATGGGTGCTTATGCTACCGAATCGGAAGATGAACAGGGAAGACGAATGATTCATATTGATGCTTTCGTCGCAACGCTTGATGGCACGCGCTTCTTGCGAGCTCAGGCAAGCACACCTGTTGATCAAGCAATTGAGGCTGCTGGGAAAATCGTTGATGACTTGGTAAGTCAGGGTGCCACAGAGATCTTGGAGGCATTGCGATGA
- the hemA gene encoding glutamyl-tRNA reductase: MQLYLLGLSFRTADMALRERVAFGRTTLTEAIRTLVDMPSIQGAIILSTCNRMEIYVDAADITAAHESILQFLSSYKNIDPASLEGHLYVRQKTEVVHHLFSVISSLDSMVLGEQQIAGQVRTAFSEALQAGGATMMLAHLFRQALAVSKRVRNQTAISENHVSVSTVAIDLARETLDSFEGKTTLVVGSGEMSELAARYLQSQGVESFIVSSRTYAHACSLARELGGSARYFEELESLIKMADIVLSSTAAPHYVIGPEILKNRDKPLFMLDIALPRDIDPACKNVPGVILYDLDDINERIKNNRGLRQRAADEARRIVDEETDLFIQWTGEHAVTPTIKRMRADAEAVRAAEVDHLLRVLHIEADSPAREAIDAATCALVNKILHTPTVRLKQGAGGADLECIEAVRYLFGYSEDMMGCTQATDTGMADSVSPDVPDAPGVTTVYPQLKNVTQTTFVPTVLAQ, translated from the coding sequence ATGCAGCTCTATCTGCTGGGACTGAGCTTTCGTACGGCCGATATGGCACTGCGCGAACGCGTTGCTTTTGGACGCACGACGCTGACAGAAGCAATACGCACACTTGTCGATATGCCTTCTATTCAGGGGGCAATTATCCTATCAACCTGCAACCGCATGGAAATCTATGTTGATGCAGCGGATATCACAGCTGCTCACGAGAGTATCCTTCAGTTTCTTAGTTCGTACAAAAATATTGATCCCGCTTCTCTAGAGGGACATCTGTATGTTCGGCAAAAAACCGAGGTCGTTCATCATTTATTTTCAGTTATATCTTCGCTCGACTCGATGGTTTTAGGCGAACAGCAAATTGCCGGCCAGGTTCGCACCGCATTTAGCGAAGCGCTTCAAGCGGGGGGCGCCACAATGATGCTCGCTCATCTGTTCCGTCAGGCGCTTGCGGTCAGTAAACGGGTGCGCAACCAGACTGCAATCAGCGAAAACCATGTGTCAGTCTCGACGGTGGCTATCGATCTTGCACGGGAAACGCTCGATTCTTTCGAAGGGAAAACAACCCTTGTGGTTGGTTCGGGAGAAATGAGCGAACTTGCCGCACGATACCTGCAAAGCCAGGGAGTCGAATCGTTTATTGTTTCTAGTCGGACATACGCCCATGCCTGCTCTCTTGCGCGTGAACTGGGAGGAAGCGCTCGCTATTTTGAGGAACTTGAAAGCCTTATCAAAATGGCTGACATCGTACTTTCGTCCACAGCCGCACCGCACTACGTTATTGGCCCTGAGATCTTAAAGAATCGTGACAAGCCGCTGTTTATGCTCGATATTGCTCTTCCGCGTGACATTGATCCTGCTTGCAAGAATGTTCCGGGGGTTATTCTCTACGACTTGGATGACATCAACGAACGTATCAAGAACAATCGCGGTTTGCGTCAGCGCGCTGCTGATGAAGCACGACGTATTGTCGATGAAGAAACCGACCTCTTTATTCAGTGGACGGGCGAACATGCTGTAACGCCAACCATCAAACGCATGCGCGCTGATGCTGAAGCGGTGCGCGCGGCCGAGGTCGATCACCTTTTGCGTGTGTTACACATTGAAGCGGATTCGCCTGCGCGCGAAGCGATTGATGCTGCTACATGTGCGCTCGTGAACAAGATTCTTCATACGCCGACGGTACGGCTTAAGCAGGGTGCAGGCGGTGCCGATCTCGAATGTATCGAGGCCGTCCGCTATCTGTTTGGCTATTCCGAAGACATGATGGGATGCACACAGGCAACAGATACGGGCATGGCCGACAGTGTTTCGCCTGATGTACCCGATGCACCTGGCGTAACTACGGTATATCCGCAGTTGAAAAACGTGACACAGACCACTTTTGTGCCAACTGTGCTTGCGCAATAA
- a CDS encoding precorrin-2 dehydrogenase/sirohydrochlorin ferrochelatase family protein, with amino-acid sequence MQDATEAPVGRHAGYPLFVDLEDRLVVVIGGGAIAEHKLRTLLRYGARIKIVSPKITEGIQALVDEGKVEWIPRVYELGDLAGASIAFSVCGIPAVDVRIHEEARSRNCLLNVADVPEECDFIVPSIVRRGLLSIAVSTSGAACTEAKRIRHRLEDDFDESWVAYLDLMTQVRDLVKERISGGHDARKPIFEAAADAGWRKRLAAGERISVEDAYNEAVALAQSVSQTTSESGGHASAVKHDEPTTTATTAGKER; translated from the coding sequence ATGCAGGATGCAACCGAGGCACCCGTGGGTCGGCATGCAGGGTATCCTCTGTTTGTTGATCTCGAAGACCGCCTGGTAGTGGTTATCGGTGGCGGCGCGATAGCTGAACATAAACTGCGCACGCTACTGCGCTATGGTGCGCGTATCAAAATTGTTTCTCCCAAAATTACCGAGGGTATTCAGGCGCTTGTCGATGAAGGCAAGGTCGAATGGATTCCTCGGGTCTATGAGCTGGGTGATTTAGCCGGCGCATCAATCGCGTTTTCCGTGTGCGGTATTCCCGCTGTTGATGTGCGCATTCACGAAGAAGCGCGTTCACGCAATTGCCTGCTCAATGTTGCTGATGTGCCTGAAGAATGCGATTTCATCGTGCCATCTATTGTGCGACGTGGTCTTTTATCCATTGCGGTTTCCACTTCAGGGGCGGCCTGCACAGAAGCGAAACGCATTCGTCATCGTCTTGAGGATGACTTTGATGAAAGTTGGGTCGCCTATCTCGACTTGATGACACAGGTGCGAGACCTCGTGAAAGAGCGCATTTCGGGCGGGCATGACGCGCGCAAACCTATTTTCGAGGCTGCTGCCGATGCTGGCTGGCGCAAACGTTTGGCGGCAGGTGAGCGCATTTCGGTTGAGGACGCTTATAACGAAGCGGTCGCCCTAGCGCAATCTGTATCGCAGACGACATCCGAATCCGGCGGGCATGCATCAGCAGTCAAGCATGACGAGCCGACAACCACCGCGACAACCGCCGGGAAAGAGCGGTAG
- a CDS encoding substrate-binding periplasmic protein — protein MKQRVSLLAVVSALLIAVLGLCGCAQVSELSSSLFGKPYTPEKLQPTVSTPTIGKEGVLRVGVDASNAPYSTQVSGKLAGIDVDMAAALAAQMGLSLELVDVGSDAEGALKAGTVDVVMSMDSSDSSSSYWLSDPYLQTCVALFSKGQASSVPSASSSVSIEAQAASMSAWEVSNQFGDEALKTVPDLKTAFSDLNDGKVDYVAADAVIGVYITHTTHSDVHITALMQKVSGRSIGVLSSNDELKKAVSDALDAINSGGIGSIIEAKWLGSALSLDQYSQTATAQRASSKTSGTASSTNSAASSSTTESSSDSSSGTSTSSTEATTSSDSSNSGSATANPNSSLAA, from the coding sequence ATGAAGCAGAGAGTTTCGTTGCTGGCTGTTGTGTCAGCCTTGCTTATCGCCGTGCTTGGTCTGTGTGGATGTGCACAGGTGTCGGAACTTTCTTCGTCTCTTTTTGGTAAGCCGTATACCCCTGAAAAACTGCAGCCAACAGTATCGACACCAACTATCGGCAAAGAAGGGGTTCTGCGCGTCGGCGTTGATGCGTCGAATGCTCCCTATTCGACGCAGGTGTCAGGCAAGCTTGCTGGCATCGATGTCGACATGGCGGCAGCGCTTGCTGCACAGATGGGCTTGTCACTTGAGTTGGTTGATGTCGGAAGTGATGCCGAAGGGGCGCTTAAGGCAGGTACCGTGGACGTGGTGATGAGCATGGACTCATCCGATTCGTCGTCTTCTTATTGGCTTTCAGACCCCTATTTGCAGACGTGCGTGGCTCTTTTTTCGAAAGGTCAAGCATCTTCTGTGCCAAGTGCTTCTAGTTCGGTAAGCATCGAAGCGCAGGCCGCTTCCATGAGCGCCTGGGAAGTTTCAAATCAATTCGGTGACGAGGCGCTGAAGACCGTGCCCGATTTGAAAACTGCGTTTTCTGATTTGAATGACGGTAAAGTTGATTATGTTGCGGCCGATGCCGTTATTGGTGTCTACATTACGCACACGACTCACAGTGATGTCCATATTACTGCACTTATGCAGAAGGTTTCTGGTCGCTCTATTGGTGTTTTGAGCTCGAATGACGAACTGAAGAAAGCGGTCTCCGATGCCCTTGATGCCATCAATTCGGGTGGCATTGGCAGCATTATTGAAGCGAAATGGCTAGGAAGTGCCCTATCGCTCGATCAATATTCTCAGACAGCAACCGCACAACGCGCCTCATCGAAGACTTCAGGAACAGCTTCGTCTACCAATTCTGCTGCTTCATCGTCTACCACAGAGTCCTCTTCGGATTCCTCTTCTGGGACATCAACGTCTTCCACTGAAGCAACAACTTCGTCCGATTCTTCTAATTCTGGTTCTGCCACCGCTAATCCCAATAGCTCTTTGGCAGCTTAA
- a CDS encoding double zinc ribbon domain-containing protein translates to MLEVLQQTSQVSCVASAVSSVVHDAAQFAADAFWPPRCAVCDAIGAVLCDSCRQNLPYIDQWKACPRCGAPWGAIQCSECNSFSLREAGLTTFPLDGCVSAVLFDAATARIATVCKDSGERRLAHDMAFTIACAIPSDWVEGATITFVPSTRAARLRRGFDHAEELASHVACFLGVPLAKTITLEHARDQRGLSRTERLENMRMTMQPCASSVSGRYIIVDDVHTTGATLYAAADILCRKGASAVYGATFARVY, encoded by the coding sequence ATGTTAGAAGTACTTCAACAAACATCTCAAGTAAGTTGTGTCGCATCAGCAGTGTCGTCTGTCGTGCATGACGCTGCGCAGTTTGCAGCTGATGCTTTCTGGCCGCCGCGCTGCGCAGTATGCGATGCGATAGGTGCTGTTCTCTGCGATTCGTGCCGACAAAATCTTCCGTATATTGATCAATGGAAGGCGTGCCCGCGTTGTGGTGCGCCATGGGGTGCTATTCAGTGCAGTGAATGTAATTCGTTTAGTCTGCGCGAAGCGGGTTTAACCACCTTTCCTCTTGATGGATGTGTCTCGGCGGTACTTTTTGATGCAGCAACCGCACGGATTGCGACGGTATGCAAGGATTCTGGTGAGCGTCGTTTAGCGCATGACATGGCATTTACTATTGCCTGTGCGATCCCGTCCGATTGGGTTGAAGGGGCAACTATTACCTTTGTTCCTTCAACGCGGGCTGCACGGCTTCGTCGTGGTTTCGATCATGCCGAAGAGTTAGCCAGCCACGTTGCTTGTTTTCTGGGCGTGCCGCTTGCTAAAACAATTACCCTCGAGCATGCCCGTGATCAGCGCGGACTTTCACGAACAGAACGCCTAGAAAACATGCGCATGACGATGCAGCCATGTGCCTCATCGGTGTCAGGGCGATATATCATCGTGGATGATGTTCATACCACCGGCGCCACACTCTATGCTGCAGCGGATATTCTGTGCAGGAAGGGCGCGTCGGCAGTCTATGGTGCGACATTCGCCCGAGTGTACTAA